The DNA sequence GGCGCGCACGCCCGCGTTCCCGGGCGTGGACCGGCTGCCGCGACCCGGCGAAGCGGTGCTGTCGCCGGCGCTCGCCGACCTCCTGGCGTCGCCCGAAGGGGCGGAGCTGCGCCCGCGGTTCCCGCAGCGGGTGATCGGCGGCGTCGGCGACGCCGGGCTGACCGGCCCGAACGAGCTGTACTTCTACCTCGGGTCCGCCACCGCCGCGGCGCAGCCGAACGCCGTCGTGGTGAGCCGCACCGGCGGGACGCTCGCCGGCCACCGCGACCTGACCTCGCTGGAACTGCTGCTGGTCGTGCTGGGGGCGACGACCTGTCTCGTCCCGGTGTTCGTCTTCGTGGCCACGAGCACCCGGCTCGCCGCGGCGTCGCGGGACCGGCGGCTCGCGGCCCTGCGCCTGGTCGGCGCCGACCGCGGTCAGATCGGCCGGATCGCCGCCGGGGAGGCGGTGCTCGGCGCCGTCGCCGGGCTCGTGGTCGGCGGGGCCCTGTTCCTGCTCGTGCGCGCCCTCGTCCCGCTGATCACCGTGTCCGCGTTCCGCGGCGGCGTCTTCGGCGGTGACGTCGTGCCCGACTGGCGGCTCGGCCTCCCGGTCGTGGTGCTGCTGCCGGTGCTGGCGTGCGCGGTGGCCGTGTTCGCGCTGCGGCGGGTCGTCATCGAGCCGCTCGGCGTGGTGCGCCGCGGGACCCGGGCCCGGCGGGCGCTGTGGTGGCGTGCCCTGCCCGCGGTCGTCGGTGGCGTGCTTCTGGTGGCCCGCAGTGAAAGCGCGGCGACCGACGCCCGGGACTCGGCGGTGGTCGCCGGGGTGGTGCTGATCCTGATCGCCGTCCCGCTCGTGCTGCCGTGGCTGGTCGAGCGGATCACCGCCCGGCTGCGCGGTGGCTCGCCCGCCTGGCTGCTCGCCGTCCGCCGGCTGCAGCTGGACGGCGCGACGGCGGCGCGCCTGGTGAGCGGGATCGCCGTGGTGCTGGCCGGATCGATTGCCCTGCAAGGGGTTTACGCCCGCGCCGAGACCGACCGCCCTGACCCGGGGACCGTCCGGTTGGTGGGCAGCAACTTCGCGTCGAGCCTCCCCGACGTCCAGGCGTTCACCACCGCTCTCCGCGAGCTGCCCGGAGCGCGCGACGTGCCGGTGGAGACCCACGGCCGGTTGACGAACGCGGCCGGGGCGGAGATCCCGCTCATCCTCGGCAGCTGCGCCGAACTGCGGTCCGAAGGCGCGGCCGGGGACTGCCGCGACGGCGACGTCTTCGCCATCGGAGCCCCCTCCGCGGGCGAATACCACCCGGCGCCCGGCGACCGGACCTGGTTCGACGGCGCCCGGCGCGCGGACCCGGCGGTCGCACCACAGTGGACGGTCCCGGTGGACCGGTTCCGCGCGGTGGCAACGGAACGGCCGGCGGCGCTGCTCGTGACCCCGGGCGCGCTGGCCACGGCGACGAGCGTCGGGCTGGTCTCGAACGTGACGATCCCGGCGGCCGGACCGGACCTGGTGGAGCAGGTCCGCAACGCGGTCGGGGCGCTGGGCTGGAACGGGATCGTCTACTCGCTCGGCACGGGCGACGACGGCACCTACGCGCTGATCACCCGCGTGCTGTCGGTGGGGTCGATCCTGGTCCTGCTGTTCGCCGCGGGCAGCCTGATGATCGCCGCGTGGGAGCAGCTGCGGGAACGGCGCCGCAGCCTGGCCGCGCTGATGGCCAACGGCGTCGGGCGCGGCGTGCTGGCCCGGTCACTGCTGTGGCAGATGGCGATCCCGGTCGCGGTGGCGGTGGTCATCGCGGTGCTCGCCGGGCTCGTCCTGGACTGGCTGCTGCTGACGTTGGTGGTCCGCCGCCCGATGGTGGTCGACGTCCCGACGATCCTGGCCCTGACGGCGACAGCGGCGGTCGCCGTCCTGGGCGTCACGGCCGCGACGCTGCCGGCGCTGTGGCGGACGGCGAGCCTGGAGCACCTGCGGGAGGAATGACTGGTGAAAAGCCGGCGCGGCGGGGAGAGCCGTGAATCGGCGCCTTCACCCGCGGTCGAGAGCAACGCGGGTGAAGGCGCCCTTTTCACTGGCCTGATCCGAGGTCGGCAGCCCGGTGCGCGCAATACGCTAGAGCCGGCGGAGGGGTATCTGCCGGCCGTCCCGGAATGCCTCGGCGGTGACGTCGTCGCCTGGGCGGGCGAGTGCGATGCCGGCTGATCGCATAGCATCGGCCACTCGGGTGAACAGGGAAGCGGAATCCTCGTCGGTGAGATCGCCGGGGTCGACCGTCAGTGCCACGTAGACGACCCGGGCGCCGCGCCCGATTTCGCCAGTGGCGCCGACGTTCACCTTCTCTTCCAGTTGGGCCGCACGAACGGCTTCGCGCGCGTCGCGGCGTAGCTGCTCCGCGGTCAGGTAAGCCAGAACGATAGGCCTGCTGATGGCGCCCGAGACCATGTCGGCGATCCTGTTCGCGCTGACCCCGCGCTTGTGGTCGGAGTCGATCGCGCGGAACACCGCGCGGCGGGCGTCGAGAAACTCCCGGGTTGCGTCAGGGCTGGCCGGAAATGTCTGCGCTTCCATGTTTGCAGTATGCCGGTCAAAGTATTGGCCGGTCAAAGAGTTGGCCGACTTGGCTGAGCGGCCGCGGTCCGGGAAATGACTCCTCCATTCGGATGACTTTCTTCGAAAAGGGTTTCCGGCACGTCAAAATTGTGCGGTCAGGCGCACGGGCAGTTCGCGTACGCCCCAGGTGAAGTTCGACGCCGTGTAGCGGGGTTCGCCCACGATGTCCACGGCGGCCACGCGGTTCAGCAGTTCCTCGAGGAACACCGTCAGCTCCATGCGGGCGAGGCGTGCCCCCAGGCACTGGTGGCGGCCGCCGCCGAAGGCGAGGTGGCGGTTGGGGGTGCGGTCCACCCGGAAGCGGCCGGCGTCGCCGAACTCGGCGTCGTCGCGGTTGGCCGAGACGTTCCACAGGGTCACCCGGTCGCCCTCGGCGATGTCGACGCCGCCGATCGTGGTGGGCGCGGTCGCGGTGCGCAGCACGTGCACCCCCGGGGTGCTCCAGCGCAGGACCTCCTCGACCGCGCTCGGCAGCAGCGTGCGATCGGCGCGCAGCGCGGCCCACTGGTCCGGGTGCTCGATCAGGGCGAGCACGGCACCGGCCGCGGAGTAGCGGGTGGTCTCGTTGCCACCCGCGAGGACACCGTTGCAGTTGACCACGATCTCGGTGTCGGTCAGCGGCCGCTTCGTGCCGTCCGCTGTGGACCGCCGGTCGGCGGCGATGCGGCTGACAAAATCGTCGCCAGGATTGTCCCGGCGGTCGAGCACCAGTTCCGAGAAGTACAGGAAGATCTCCGCGTGCGCGGCGAGCCTGCTCTGCTCGTCCTCGCCCTCGAAGGCGTCGTTCATCGTGCCGCCGAGCCAGTCCCATTCCTCGCGCGGCACGCCCATCAGCGCGCACACCACGCGGGTCGGCAGCCGGCGCGCGGTCTCCACGACGTCCACCTCACCCGCGGCCAGGGCGTCGTCGAGCAGACCTCGCACGACGGTGCGCACCAGGTCCTCCGCGTGCGGGATCGCCGCGGGCGAGAACCCCTTGGCCAGCACCGTCTTCAGCTGCGCGTGGTCCGGCTGGTCGGAGACGATCAGCATCTGCCCGGTCACGGCGTCCACCGCGGTCCGGTTGGTGCCCAGCCGCATCCCGTGCCGGGAGCTGAACCCGGCCGCGTCGCGGTAGACCGACAGCACGTCGGCGTACCGGGTGACCACCCAGAAGCCCCCGTGCTCGTCGGGGTGCCGGCTCACCGGATCGTGCTCGCGCAGCCACGCGAAGTGCGGCCAGAACTCGGTGCCGGCGAAGCTCAGGTCGTCGGTCAGGTCCATCAGCACAGCAGGCTCCCCAGTGCGGGCACGGTTTCGTCGGCGAGGTCGGTCAGGAACGTGTGGCTCCCGGCGAAGGACCGCCGGGTGGTGCCGGCGGTGCTGTAGCCGGCCCAGCCGTCGAGCAGGTGCCCGGGCACCACGGCGTCCAGGTCGCCGGACCAGGCGTGGATCGGGCAGTCCACCTGGAACTTGTCGGCGAGCACGTGGGTGTCGGCGAGCTTGTCGTCCCGGCGCAGCACGTCGAGCAGGAACTCCTGGCTGTCCTCGTCGAGATCGCGGAGTTCGGGCGGGCCGGAGACGAACAGGTCGCGCAGGATCTGCTCGTCGATGACCAGGTGCTCGGCGGCCGACCGGTTGCCCGGGGGTTCGGTCGCGGCGAGCACCAGCGCGTCCGGGCCGGTCGCCCGCGCGAGCTCGTAGGCGAGCAGGCCGCCGAAGCTCTCGCCGACGATGACCAGCGGCGCACCCGCGCGGAGCTCGGCGAGGTCCGCGGCGACCGCGGCGACGGCGTCGGCGAAGGTCGCCGGATGTTCCTCGGCGAACCGGTTCTCCCGCCCGGGCAGCTGCACGCCGACGACCGAAACGGCCAGCCCGAGCCGGGCCTGCCAGCCGCGGAAACGGTTGCAGCCGGAGCCGCCGGGAGGTGCGCAGACCAGGGTCGGGCGGCCGGCGGGGGACGGGTGCCACGGCACCACCCAGCCGCTCACGCGGACACCTCCGCGAGCCGGTCCAGCTCCGCGGCCAGCGCGGCCGGGTTGGGGTTGCCCAGCAGCAACGGGATCGACGCCCGCAGCCCGGTCCGCTTGCGCAGCGCGGCGACCATCCGGGCGGCGAGCAGCGAGTGCCCGCCGAGCTCGAAGAAGTCGGCGGCCACGTCGGCCACCGGCTGGTCCAGCACCTCGGCGAAGACGGCGCAGACCTCGTGTTCGCGGGCGGTGGCCGGTGCCCGGCCGGCGGGCCGGGCCGCGTCGGCGGCCAGGGCGAGCGCCGCCCGGTCGACCTTGCCACGGTCGGTGTAGGGCAGCGTGGGCACGAAGTCCACTGTGGACGGGAGCAGGTGCTCGGGCAGGAACGTCCGGCAGTGCTCGCGCACGAGCAGGGCGCCGGTGACCGGGTCGTGGCCGTCGGCGAGCACCGCGGCGACGCCGAGGGTGCCGCCCGCGGTCCGCACGAACGCCGTGGCCGCGAGCACGGCCGGCAACTGCTCCACGACCCGCTCGAGTTCGCCGAGCTCGATCCGGAACCCGCGCACCTTGACCTGGGTGTCGAGCCGGCCGAGGAACTCGAGCTGCCCGTCCGGACGGGCGAGCACCTCGTCGCCGGTCCGGAACAGCCGCTCCCCGTCCACCGTGACGAACCGGCGCGCGGTGAGGTCCGGGTCGCCGCGGTAGCCCCTGGCGAGCGCGGTGCCGCCGAGGCACAGTTCACCGCTGGTGCCCGCCGGCACCGGCCGCAGGTCGGCGTCGAGCACCCGGGCCAGGTAACCGGGCAGCGGGCGCCCGATGGTCGTGACGTCGTCGCCGCGGGCGCTGTCGGCGCAGGTCGCAGCGATGGTGGCCTCGGTGGGGCCGTAGACGTTCAGCACCCGGTGCCGGGCCAGCAGCACCTCGAGCAGCCCGCGCGGGCAGCGTTCCCCGGCGACGACCACGACCTCGGCGCCGGCGAGCGCGTCGGCGCAGGAGGCCAGCAGCGAGGGGGTGAGGCTGGCGGTGCGCGGCGCGACCGCGGCGATCCGGCCGGCGAGGTCGACGTGCTCGCCGTCGTCGGTGAGGTCCAGGATCGCCGTGCCGACACCGTTCAGCAGGTGCAGCAGCACGCACCAGAGCCAGCCGTCGAACGCCGGCGAAAGCGGGTTGATCCCGAGGCCGCCCGGTCCGATGTGGAGGGTGCCCATGGCGCCCAGCACCGTTTCCAGGCCCGCGTAGGTGACCTCGACACCCTTCGGCCGCCCCGCGCTGCCCGAAGTGTGGATGAGGTAGGCGATCTCGCCCCCGGCCGCAGCGAACGGCCCGCCCCGGGCACTTTCCGGGTCGAGGACGGGCAGGTCGGCGGGCGCGCCCGGAGGCCGCCGGCCGAGGATCAGCGACACCCCGGCGTCGTCGAGCACCTCGGCGGTCCGGGCGGCCGGGTGCCGCTCGTCCAGCGGTGCCGCCGTCGCGCCGAGGCGCCACACGGCGAGCAGGCTCGCCACGGCCAGCCGGGACCGTCCGGTGGTCAGCGCGACCGTGGTGCCCGGCCCCGCTCCGGCGGCCGCCAGCGCCCCGGCGATCGCCGTCGTCCGCTCGGCCAGGCCGGCGAAGTCGAGCACGCCGTCCGGCGCGGAGCACGCCGTGGCGGTGGGCCGCTCGGCCGCCCACCGCTCGACAGCGGCCTCCAGCGACCCGATGCTCCTGCTTCGGGCGGCGTTCACCGGCAACGCGAGATCCGTCATCGTGCTGGAATCCATTCTTTCGGACGCGACAATGAAACCGACAAAGGCGTGGCCCGGCGCGGTCGTCGACGGGGGGATGATGCGGGAGGACCGGCCAAGGGCGACTGATCGTGGGAGAAGTTACGGTGAGATCGCGTCCGAAGCAATACCGCTCGAAGGTGTTCGACCCTCTTCGCCTAGTCGGACTGTACGCAGCGCAACTGCTCCGAATGCGCGGCCGACGTTGGTATGCGACCGTTCGTGGCAGGGTGGATAACCCGATTAGCGTAGGAGCCGACTGAGTCACCAATGATTTGACACTATTGCGAAAAGTGGCTACCAACATCTCATGCACCAGGGTTTGTGACTGCCTGTGACGGAGATTGGTCGGGGTGAATTTCGCCGGTCGCTTGTCCGGCGTCGATAGTGCGCAGACCGGCTGCACCGTGATACCCGTCACGTCCGGCCGTGGTGACTACGCCACTCGGTCCAATTCGGAGAGGCGCCACCGGGCCGCGACGACGGCCTTTGTGATCGCCGGTGCGTTCGTCCGGCCGGCTTTATCGGAACGGGGCAAAAAAGGGCGGTTAAGGCCCTGTCGGACGCGGCGCGGCGAGCCGTACGATGCGTCGTCGCCCGATCTGATCGAATGAGGAAACACCGGATGTCACAGACCATCGGCTGGAACAACTTCGTCGACACCCAGGCGCAGGCCGAGCGCCGCCGGCTCCGCCTGCTGGAAGAGAGCTTCGACCCGTTCAGCTTCCGGCAGCTCGAAAGCCTCGGGGTGCGGCCGGGGTGGCGGTGCCTGGAGATCGGCGCCGGGGCGGGCTCGGTGGCGGCCAGGATGGCCGAGCTGGCCGGCCCGGAGAACGTGGTCGCGACGGACCTCAGCCTCGCGTTCCTCGGCCCGCTCGCCGATCTCGGGGTGACCGTGCTGCACCACGACGTCACCACGGACGACGCGCCCGGGGAGTTCGACGTCATCCACACCCGGTTCGTGCTGGAGCACCTGCCCGAGCGCGAGGCCGTGATCGAGCGGTTGTCGTCGTGGCTCAAGCCCGGTGGGTGGCTGCTCATCGAAATCGGTGTCACGCTGCCCGAGCTGTCCTCGCACCCGGCGACCCGCCAGACCATGGCGGCGCTCGCGCGGGTCATGGCGGACCGGGTCGGCACCGCCCCGGAGTGGGGCCGCGCCCTGCCGGTCCCGCTCGAGGCGGCCGGCCTGCTCGACTGCGCCGCGGAGGGCGTGGTCCTGCCGGCGCGGGGCGGGCAGCCACTGGCGGGCTGGCTCAAGAACACGACGAAGCTGGTCGAGGAGCACGCGCTCGCCACCGGCCTGGTCACCCGGGAAGTGCTCGACGAGGCGTACGCGGTGTACGAGACGCCGTCCTTTGTGGACTACAGCTGGATGACCGTCGGGGCACGCGGCCGCCGGAGCTGAGCGCCGCCGCCCTCCGGTGCCGGGGGAGCGGCATTGCTTCTTCCGGCCGGCGCGATGATGGCACGGACAAAGCCGGCCTGGCTGACGACCTCCCGAGGGGGAGGAAGTCGGCCAGGCCGGCCTTGTTCGGCGGAGCGGGTCCGCTACGTCAATTGGTCACCTGGGGGGCGATCATCGACGCGGCGTCCACCGCGGTCGTGATCGCGCCCATCTGGAGCATCAGGTCGGGCACGCGCTGGAGGCGCCGGGCGTCCAGCTTGGCGACGAACGCGGGCAGGTTGAGCAGCTTCGCGGTGCCTTCGTCGATCTTGGCGTACTTGACCAGGATCGGCTCGATCTTGGACCGGTCGTTGGTCGTGTCGCTGGTGGCCTTCGCCATCGCACGCTGGAAGGCGGCGAGCGTCTTCGGGTTGGCCTGCACCCACTTCCTGGTCGAGGCGTAGCCCGACAGCGGGAAGTCCTGGGTGGCACCGGTGTTGACGTCGACCACGGGGATCGCGCCGGCGGTCTTGGCGGCCTGCGAGAGGAACGGTTCGGGCAGCAAGGCCGCGTCGACCTGACCCGCCGCCAGTGCCGCCGCGACGTTCGGGAACGGCATCTGGACCCAGGTCACCTTGTCGATGTTGACGCCGTGGTCCTTCATCTGGGACTTGGCCAGCAGGTCGCTCGCGGTGTTCTTGGCGGTCATCGCGATCCGCTTGCCCTCGAGGTCGTTGATCTTCTTCACCGGCGAGTTGGGCACGGTGACGATCGCGACGGACTTCGTGCTGATCGAGGTGGCGTCCGAGACGAACTGCAGGTCGGCCGCGCCGGTGCTCTTCGCGACGAAGAACGGCATGTAGCTCGAGATCGCGATGTCGGCCTCGCCGGAGATCGCCTTGGTCATGGCCGCCTGGCCACTCGCGGCCGTGACGGCTTCGACCTCGAGGCCCTCGGCCTTGAAGTAACCACCCTCCTGGGCGAGCCACAACGGGACGGTGTCGACGGTGGGCAGGATCGCGACCTTGATCTTGGTCTTCTCCAGGCTGCCGCCCCCGGTCGACGAGGCGTTCGAGCTGTCCGAGCCGAGCGCGCTGCAGCCGGTGAGGGCGGTGGCGGCCGCGACGACGAGGGCGAGCCCGAGCGTGGCACGGCGAGTGCGAACCCCGCCCCCGCTCATGGCGTTTCCAAGCAAGGCTTGCTCCTTGAAGAAAGTGACGGTTCGGGGACCGAATCCAATGGGAGTGCGTGACTCATTCTCGGGAGCCACGCGGGGCCACTGTAGAGGTCGTGACGGCTCACTCACAACGGGTAGGATCAATACTCGGGAGGATGACGCACGTCACTTTTTTGGCCACTGACCTAGACCCGCTGCTCCGTTTGCTGTAGTCGTTCACCCAGGGTGAGACCAAGATCGTGAATTTCGGATGTCCGGCCGTGCTCGCTGCGGCTCCGGCCACTTCGATCGGCCGGTTCCGCCGGGTGCGGGACGAGCGTCGACGCGGAGTCCGAAGTGGTCGCCCGGAGCGCCCCAGCCTCTTTGCCGCCCGAGCGCGAGAAACCCCGAGGGCCGGCCTGTCCACAGTGCAACGCCGGTCAGCGGCGGGGTAGCACGCCCAGGAGGGTTGCGGTCAGGGCCTGATTCAGGGAGTCCTTCAGTCCCAAGTGGAAGCGGGCCAGCTCGGGCTCGGCCTGGTAGGCCGCCCGCAGGCTGGGCGGGGGTGTGCTGTAGGCCGACAGCGCGCCGGCCATGACCATGGTCTGCAGGCTGAACAGCTCGGCGTTCTCGCCCAGCTCGGGCAGGTACCGCCGGATCAGGGCGGTCATGGTTGTCAGGTGGCCGAGGGACGCGCGCTTGTAGCGGGCGACGACCTCGACGGAGACGTTGTGTTCCAGGACGCTGCCCTGTGCGCCGAAGAGGTCGCACAGCACCACCCGCCCGGCGAGTGAGCTGCTGAGGATCTCGGCCACCGCGGTCGCTCGCTCGGCCATCGGCGGGTTCTCGCCGATGCCGGCGGCCAGCTCGCCCGCCAGTGCCGTCAGCCACTCCTGCAGGAAGCGGTCCAGCAGGTCCAGCAGTACCGCCTCGCGAGACTCGAAGTAGCGCAGCACGTTCGGCTTCGCCAGGCCGACCCGGCGGCTGAGCTCGTTCAAGGTCACCGCGGCCACGGGCATCTCGTCGAGCATCGCCGACGCCACGTCGAGGATCGCCCGCCGGCGGGCCTCCCGCTGCTCTTCGGTTCGCGCCCGCTGGAAAGTCACGAGTGTCAGCCTAACTTAGGTACCGCCGGTACGTTGACAACGTACCGGGGGTACTTTACCGTCGGAGGAGCAAGATACCTTCGGTACGTTATTTACCAGGAGCCTGACATGAGCGAGAAGTGGACGACGGCGAACATTCCCGGCCAGGGCGGGCGGGTGGCCGTGGTGACCGGGGCGAACACCGGACTGGGGTACGAGACCGCCAAGGCGCTCGCCGAGCGAGGGGCGTCCGTGGTGCTCGCCGTGCGCGACGTCGAGAGGGGTGCGCGGGCCGCGGCCCGCATGACCGGCGACGTGACCGTGCAGGCGCTGGACCTGACCTCGCTCGACTCCGTGCGGACCGCGGCGGCGGCGCTGCGGTCCCGGCTCGACCGGATCGACCTGCTGATCAACAACGCCGGCGTGATGTACACCCCGAAGCAGACCACCCGGGACGGCTTCGAGACGCAGTTCGGCACCAACCACCTCGGCCACTTCGCGCTCACCGGGCTGCTGCTGGACCTGATGCTGCCGGTGCCCGGCTCGCGCGTGGTGACGGTCAGCAGCACCGGCCACCGCATCCGGGCCGCGATCCACTTCGACGACCTGCAGTGGGAGCGGTCCTACAGCCGGGTCGCCGCCTACGGCCAGTCCAAGCTGGCCAATCTGATGTTCACGTACGAGCTGCAACGCCGGCTCGCGCCGCACGGCACCACCGTCGCGGTGGCCGCGCACCCCGGCATGTCCAGCACCGAACTGGCCCGCAACACCCCCGCGGCCCTCCGGCTTCCGCTCACCTGGCTCGCGCCGCTGATCACCCAGACACCGGCGATGGGCGCGCTGCCGACCCTGCGCGCCGCCACCGACCCCGCCGTGCTCGGCGGCCAGTACTACGGTCCCGGCGGACGCAACGAGATCATGGGGCACCCCCGGCTGGTCACCTCCAGCCCGGAGTCGTACGAGGTGGCCGTCCAGCAGCGGCTGTGGGCCGTCTCCGAAGACCTCACCGGGGTGAGGTTCCCCGCCGTCCAGGCCGGGTCTTCGGCCGGCGCGAAGTAGCCCGCGCCGCGCACTTCCCGTCCGCGCGCCTCAGTCCCGCAAGACCCGCAGGCACAGCCGGGTGAGGACGGCCCGGAGCTCGTCGTCCGGGAGCGCGTCGAGGCGGCGCGTGACCACGCCCAGGTCGCTGATCAGCGAGTAGGCCGCGATCTGGTCCGCCGTCGGTGCCGGGCCGAACAGCAGGTGCAGCGCGCGGTCGGCGAGCTCGTCGAGGGTGCGGCTGATGCCGGGGTGCCGCCGGACGATCGGGTCGGCGTGGCTCATCGGCGCCAGCGTGCGGTACCCCGTGACGACCTGGTCGGCCCAATGCACGGCGAAGGCTTCGCGACGCTCTCGGCGATCGGCGATCCGTTCGAGCGCGTCGAGGCCGGCGGCCAGTGCGGCGACCGTGGGTTCCAGCAGGGCCTCGAGGATCGTGATCTTGGTGCGGAAGTAGTAGTAGACGTTCGCTTTCGTGACACCCATGGTGTCGGCGATCTGCTGCAGCGACGTCGCGTCGAACCCGTGCCGCAGGAACAGTTTCCGGGCCGTGTCCAGCACCGCCTGCCTGGTTTTCTCGGCCTGCGCCGCCCGTACCGCCGCCACCTGGCCATCGTAGCGCCCACGGTGGACCGGGGGTGGTGCTACTCTGATTTCGTTAGCCGAATGGCTAACGAACTGAGGAGGACGTGATGGCGGGTTCGGTGCTGGTGACCGGCGGGACCGGCTACGTGGCGGGCTGGTGCATCGCCGAGCTGCTCGGCCGCGGTTACGACGTGCGGGCGACCGTGCGCGACGCGAGCCGGGGCGACCGGGTGCGGCGCGCGGTCGCGTCCGTTTCGGACCGGGCCGATCGGCTGGAGTTCGCCGTGGCGGACCTGACCCGGGACGACGGCTGGAAGGAAGCGCTCGACGGCTGTGACCACGTCCTGCACGTGGCTTCGCCGCTCGGCGCGGACGGCGCGGACGCGCGGGCGTTGCTGGTCCCGGCCCGCGACGGCACGCTGCGGGTGCTGCGCGCCGCCGCCGCGGCGGGGGTCCGGCGGGTGGTCATGACGTCGGCGGCGAACACGGCCAGCCCGTCGTCCTACACCGCCGACGGCGTCACCGACGAGACACTGTGGACGGACCTGGACGCGCCGAAGCTGCCCGCCTACCGGCGTTCGAAGACCGCGGCCGAGCTCGCGGCGTGGGAGTTCATGGCGTCCTGCGAGGGGCCGATGACGCTCGCGACCGTGCTGCCGGGCGCGGTGTTCGGGCCCGTGCTGTCCACCGGCACGCTGGGCTCGGTCCGGATCATCTCCCGGCTGCTGGCCGGCGCGATGCCCGGCACCCCGCGCATCGGCCTGGAGGTCGTCGACGTGCGGGACCTCGCCGACGTCCACGTCCGCGCCATGACCGCCCCCGCGGCGGCGGGGCAGCGGTTCCTCGCGACCGGCGAGTTCCTGTGGATGCACGACATCGCGCGCATCCTGCGCGACGGCCTGGGCGAGGACGGCCGCAAGGTCCCGACGCGCGAGCTGCCGGACGTCGCCGTGCGCGCGGCCGCGCTGTTCGACCGCTCGCTGCGGGAGATCATGCCCGGCCTCGGCCGCCGCAACCGCCACAGCACGGCGAAGGCGAAGTCGTTGCTGGACTGGAATCCGCGGCCGGCGGAGGACAGCGTCCTCGACTGCGCCCGCAGCCTCATCGAGCACGACGTCGTCGGGAAGTGACTGTTGTGGCTGTACAGCAACCGATCGAAGACATCCCGTTCGACACCCCGTTCGACGCCGCGTCGACGGCCGAACAGGTCGCCGCCGGGGTCGACCTCACCGGCAAGCTCGCCGTCGTCACGGGCGGGCACTCGGGCATCGGCCGGGAGACGACGCGCGTGTTGCGTGAGCGGGGTGCCCACGTCGTCGTTCCGGTGCGCGATCCCGCCAAGGCCGCGGGCATGCTCGACGGCTTCGACGGCGTCGAGATCGAGCGGCTCGACCTCGTCGACCCGGCGTCGGTGGACGCGTTCGCGCGGCGGTTCCTGGCTTCGGGTCGCGAGGTGGACATCCTGGTCACGAGCGCCGGGATCATGGGCGTGCCGTTGCCGCGCGACGCGCGTGGCCACGAGTCGCACTTCGCGACCAACCACCTCGGGCACTTCCGGCTCACCGCCCGGCTGGCCCCGGCGCTGGCCCGCGACGCCCGGGTGCTGTCGGTCTCCGCGGCCGCGCACCGGCTGTCGCCGGTCGTGTTCGACGACCTGGCCTTCGAGCACCGCGAGTACCACCCGATGCTCGGCTACGGCCAGTCGAAGACGGCGAACATCCTGTTCGCGCTCGAGCTGGACCGCCGTGGGGTGCGGGCATTCCCGGTCCACCCGGGATCCATTGTGGACACCAAGCTGAGCGGCCGGGCCACCCCGGAGACGTTGCGGGCGATGAAGCTGATCGACGACGACGGCAAGCCGGTCATCGACCCGTACGCGGGCAAGAAGACGGTCCGGCAGGGCGCGTCGACCAGCGTGTGGTGCGCGGTCAGCCCGCGGCCGGCCGGCCGCGGCGGGGTGTACTGCCTGGACAACAACATCGCGCCGGTGGCCGAGGAACGTGCCCACGACGCGAACCGCCACGGGACGAGCGAAGTCCCGCCGGCGGGCGTCTCCCCGCACGCGATCGACCCGGCCGCGGCCGCGCGGCTGTGGTCGGTGAGCGAGGAGCTGACGGGCGTCGGATTCCCGGCGCGCTGAGGGCTCGTTTCACGGCGTCGCCGGCGGGGAGCGATGCCCGCAAGCGGTCATGCCCGCATGCCTCCACCCGGCAAGCGGCAGTTCAGCGTCTACCTGCCGAACG is a window from the Amycolatopsis sp. NBC_00355 genome containing:
- a CDS encoding SDR family NAD(P)-dependent oxidoreductase; translated protein: MSEKWTTANIPGQGGRVAVVTGANTGLGYETAKALAERGASVVLAVRDVERGARAAARMTGDVTVQALDLTSLDSVRTAAAALRSRLDRIDLLINNAGVMYTPKQTTRDGFETQFGTNHLGHFALTGLLLDLMLPVPGSRVVTVSSTGHRIRAAIHFDDLQWERSYSRVAAYGQSKLANLMFTYELQRRLAPHGTTVAVAAHPGMSSTELARNTPAALRLPLTWLAPLITQTPAMGALPTLRAATDPAVLGGQYYGPGGRNEIMGHPRLVTSSPESYEVAVQQRLWAVSEDLTGVRFPAVQAGSSAGAK
- a CDS encoding TetR/AcrR family transcriptional regulator, translated to MAAVRAAQAEKTRQAVLDTARKLFLRHGFDATSLQQIADTMGVTKANVYYYFRTKITILEALLEPTVAALAAGLDALERIADRRERREAFAVHWADQVVTGYRTLAPMSHADPIVRRHPGISRTLDELADRALHLLFGPAPTADQIAAYSLISDLGVVTRRLDALPDDELRAVLTRLCLRVLRD
- a CDS encoding NAD-dependent epimerase/dehydratase family protein, yielding MAGSVLVTGGTGYVAGWCIAELLGRGYDVRATVRDASRGDRVRRAVASVSDRADRLEFAVADLTRDDGWKEALDGCDHVLHVASPLGADGADARALLVPARDGTLRVLRAAAAAGVRRVVMTSAANTASPSSYTADGVTDETLWTDLDAPKLPAYRRSKTAAELAAWEFMASCEGPMTLATVLPGAVFGPVLSTGTLGSVRIISRLLAGAMPGTPRIGLEVVDVRDLADVHVRAMTAPAAAGQRFLATGEFLWMHDIARILRDGLGEDGRKVPTRELPDVAVRAAALFDRSLREIMPGLGRRNRHSTAKAKSLLDWNPRPAEDSVLDCARSLIEHDVVGK
- a CDS encoding SDR family NAD(P)-dependent oxidoreductase, encoding MAVQQPIEDIPFDTPFDAASTAEQVAAGVDLTGKLAVVTGGHSGIGRETTRVLRERGAHVVVPVRDPAKAAGMLDGFDGVEIERLDLVDPASVDAFARRFLASGREVDILVTSAGIMGVPLPRDARGHESHFATNHLGHFRLTARLAPALARDARVLSVSAAAHRLSPVVFDDLAFEHREYHPMLGYGQSKTANILFALELDRRGVRAFPVHPGSIVDTKLSGRATPETLRAMKLIDDDGKPVIDPYAGKKTVRQGASTSVWCAVSPRPAGRGGVYCLDNNIAPVAEERAHDANRHGTSEVPPAGVSPHAIDPAAAARLWSVSEELTGVGFPAR